One window of the Zea mays cultivar B73 chromosome 3, Zm-B73-REFERENCE-NAM-5.0, whole genome shotgun sequence genome contains the following:
- the LOC100281567 gene encoding Probable anion transporter 3, chloroplastic, with translation MTPPGQLLPLSRLPPGLSSRCPPPAHAQARVSLLHPWAHRLHGRFMPSPHLFRSPACPPRAPTPPGLSAAAGGEAQAAAVAEFVTSERVKVAAMLGLALALCNADRVVMSVAIVPLSQAYGWTPSFAGVVQSSFLWGYLMSPIIGGALVDYYGGKRVMAYGVALWSLATFLSPWAAGRSIWLFLFTRVLLGIAEGVALPSMNNMVLRWFPRTERSSAVGIAMAGFQLGNTIGLLLSPIIMSRTGIFGPFVIFGLFGFLWVLVWIPAISGTPGEHAQISAYELKYITKGQKLVKPQIGSEKTKKVPPFSKLLSKWPTWALICANAMHSWGYFVILSWMPVYFKTIYHVNLREAAWFSALPWVMMAVLGYVAGVVSDMLIRNGTDITLTRKIMQSIGFLGPGIALLCLNAAKSPIIASAWLTVAVGLKSFGHSGFLVNLQEIAPQYAGVLHGMSNTAGTFAAILGTIGAGFFVDRMGSFRGFLILTSLLYFSSALFWDIFATGERVDFDGTG, from the exons ATGACGCCTCCCGGCCAACTGCTCCCCTTGTCCCGGCTGCCTCCCGGCCTCTCCAGCCGCTGCCCGCCTCCCGCTCATGCCCAAGCCAGAGTGtcgcttctgcatccatgggcccACCGCCTCCATGGCCGCTTCATGCCTTCTCCTCATCTGTTCCGGTCTCCAGCCTGCCCCCCTCGTGCTCCAACGCCTCCAGGGCTTTCGGCCGCCGCAGGAGGCGAGGCTCAGGCGGCTGCGGTGGCGGAGTTCGTGACGTCGGAGAGGGTCAAGGTGGCGGCGATGCTGGGGCTAGCCCTCGCGCTCTGCAACGCCGACCGCGTCGTCATGTCCGTCGCCATCGTCCCTCTCTCGCAGGCGTACGGGTGGACCCCGTCATTCGCCGGCGTCGTGCAG TCATCCTTTCTTTGGGGATATCTGATGTCGCCGATAATTGGTGGAGCACTTGTTGATTACTACGGTGGAAAACGAGTCATGGCTTACGGTGTAGCATTATGGTCCTTGGCTACGTTCCTGTCTCCATGGGCAGCTGGTCGATCTATCTGGTTGTTTCTCTTTACCAGAGTCCTGCTGGGTATTGCAGAAGGAGTGGCACTCCCAAGCATGAACAACATGGTGTTGAG GTGGTTTCCTCGCACAGAGAGATCTAGTGCTGTGGGTATTGCAATGGCTGGCTTTCAGCTTGGCAATACCATTGGGTTACTTCTTTCCCCAATTATCATGTCACGAACTGGAATATTTGGACCTTTTGTGATATTTGGATTATTTGGATTTCTCTGGGTGTTGGTGTGGATACCGGCTATATCTGGCACGCCAGGTGAACATGCACAGATATCAGCATATGAACTGAAGTATATAACCAAAGGCCAGAAATTGGTGAAACCACAAATTGGAAGTGAAAAAACAAAAAAGGTTCCCCCTTTCAGTAAACTGCTTTCCAAATGGCCAACATGGGCTTTGATTTGTGCAAACGCCATGCATAGCTGG GGTTATTTTGTTATCCTTTCATGGATGCCAGTCTATTTCAAAACT ATATATCATGTCAATTTGAGAGAAGCAGCTTGGTTCAGTGCACTCCCTTGGGTGATGATGGCAGTTTTAGGCTATGTGGCTGGTGTTGTATCGGACATGCTTATTAGAAATGGTACAGACATTACTTTAACACGGAAGATAATGCAG TCAATTGGCTTTCTGGGGCCAGGTATTGCTTTGCTCTGTCTGAATGCAGCAAAGAGTCCAATCATTGCTTCAGCCTGGCTTACAGTTGCTGTTGGATTGAAATCCTTCGGCCACTCAGGTTTCTTAGTAAATCTACAG GAGATTGCCCCACAATATGCTGGAGTCCTACATG GAATGTCAAATACAGCTGGGACATTTGCTGCCATTCTAGGAACTATTGGAGCAGGGTTTTTTGTTGATAGGATGGGTTCTTTCCGTGGATTTTTGATATTGACGTCGCTCTTATACTTCAGCAGTGCTCTTTTCTGGGACATCTTTGCTACTGGAGAGCGTGTTGATTTTGATGGCACTGGCTAG
- the LOC103651005 gene encoding calmodulin-binding receptor-like cytoplasmic kinase 2, translating into MREQLSCHLRIPSAMQAARDRTSPAGHGGFSGFNSESQSDPGFSWTSTYTPRSRMVNRKARSSISFRERVAAILGSCANCFTPRPEVKKAHENPPIEAHDVSASPISRISSTSSTSNNIHNISRQRGDSSQTKSWQEQFSFQEICQATSNFSEQNKIGLGNFGTVYKAKLRDGSIIAVKRATKMHGGHLSEEFRSEIQSLSKVEHLNLVKFLGYVEYEDERLILVEYVNNGTLRQHLDGSKGEPLEFAQRLNIAIDIVHAIAYLHGYTEHLRAKVADFGFARLAPENPEATHVSTLVKGTAGYVDPEYLRTSQLTDRSDVYSFGVLLVELVTGRRPIERGRGRGRHQRLTTEWALRKCREGFAVVVMDPRMRRTSAVVAAVEKVMVLAAECTAPDRAARPAMRRCAELLWSVRRDLQQEQQRASAASAGARRHDGSTYAPPSVTSLRQDRFQNLR; encoded by the exons ATGCGCGAGCAGCTGTCGTGCCATCTTCGAATCCCATCAGCTATGCAGGCAGCTCGCGACCGGACATCCCCAGCCGGCCATGGAGGTTTCTCTGGCTTCAACAGCGAGTCCCAGTCAGATCCTGGGTTCTCTTGGACTTCTACCTATACACCTCGTTCCCGTATGGTCAACAGGAAGGCCAGGAGCTCAATATCATTCCGGGAAAGAGTCGCTGCAATTTTAGGGTCATGCGCAAACTGCTTCACTCCTCGACCTGAAGTCAAGAAAGCACATGAGAATCCTCCGATCGAGGCCCACGATGTGTCTGCTAGTCCCA TCTCCAGAATTTCATCGACAAGTAGCACAAGCAATAATATACATAATATATCCCGGCAGAGAGGTGACAGCAGCCAAACAAAGTCCTGGCAAGAGCAGTTCTCGTTTCAGGAAATTTGCCAGGCTACTTCAAACTTTAGTGAACAAAACAAAATTGGTTTAGGTAATTTTGGCACGGTGTATAAGGCGAAACTCAGGGATGGATCCATCATAGCTGTAAAGAGGGCTACTAAG ATGCATGGTGGGCATCTATCTGAAGAGTTCAGAAGTGAGATCCAGAGCCTGTCAAAGGTCGAGCATTTGAACTTGGTAAAGTTTCTTGGGTATGTGGAATACGAGGATGAACGCTTAATTCTGGTTGAGTACGTCAATAATGGAACACTCCGTCAACACTTGGATG GATCAAAAGGGGAACCATTGGAATTTGCACAGCGTCTCAACATTGCTATTGATATAGTTCATGCCATTGCCTACTTGCACGGATATACAG AGCACCTGCGAGCAAAGGTTGCCGATTTTGGCTTCGCGCGCCTAGCCCCCGAAAACCCTGAAGCGACCCACGTGTCAACGCTAGTAAAGGGAACGGCCGGATACGTGGACCCTGAGTACCTGCGCACAAGCCAGCTCACCGACCGCAGCGACGTCTACTCCTTCGGCGTCCTCCTCGTCGAGCTCGTCACCGGCCGACGCCCTATCGAGCGTGGCCGCGGCCGCGGGCGCCACCAACGCCTCACCACCGAATGG GCGCTGCGCAAGTGCAGGGAGGGCTTCGCAGTGGTGGTGATGGACCCCCGGATGCGGCGGACCAGCGCTGTCGTGGCGGCGGTGGAGAAGGTGATGGTGCTGGCAGCCGAGTGCACGGCTCCGGATCGCGCCGCGCGTCCAGCAATGCGGCGCTGCGCCGAGTTGCTCTGGTCCGTGAGACGCGACTTGCAGCAGGAGCAGCAGCGCGCGTCGGCCGCGAGCGCAGGAGCGAGGCGGCACGATGGCTCCACGTACGCGCCGCCGTCGGTTACGAGTCTGAGGCAGGACAGGTTCCAGAACTTGAGATGA